A stretch of Ipomoea triloba cultivar NCNSP0323 chromosome 13, ASM357664v1 DNA encodes these proteins:
- the LOC116001186 gene encoding protein FAR1-RELATED SEQUENCE 5-like — MDSASGGCDEGYSIDIGVEGSACDMEISPGMTKYWRPNCAESLKPHVGQQFVSLDTAFGFYKQYAGSVGFDCRQSTTRKGRDGGVVLKQVNRNLDAGHQLFVASCVRANIGPTRSYRLFKEIVGEYSNVGATGVDFKTFKRDLMAYILNGDAQMFIDTLFKRRELCEAFGFEYDVDEGDQLSRVFLADAVSRKNFSLFGDVVSFDATYRTNRYNLVFVPFTGIDNHKRCITFGAGLLTKEDIDSYVWLLESFKKTMGHDPICVVTNQDPAVKVAIAQVFGASKHRFCMWHIMCKVGEKVGPVLSKDEVFRRKLNGIVWDNSLDPNAFELRLNHIMEEYGLGDNGWFRYLFESRTFWAPPYFHDFESRTFWAPPYFHDDFMAGLVRTPYFHDDFMAGLVRTTSRSESQNSFFGSFSNGHSSLVEFLVHYDTAIGAQRHAQPKLNADCEACVSVLKTPLALEQHARYLVHRWTKGACLHPMFHIDGTLVDQSAKVENVRVLTNLMWSDIYACVGLADGNIDRLSQLRRVINEQRQIFLQDGSENGNGVAVGSKQSVINSFCGDVSMGSTVDVHDPVQAKNKGSGKRLKSARERVASKCAKQSRRCHSCDEYGHNSRTCPLNT; from the exons ATGGACTCTGCTAGTGGTGGTTGTGATGAAGGTTATTCCATAGACATTGGTGTAGAAGGCAGTGCATGTGATATGGAAATATCTCCTGGCATGACTAAGTATTGGCGTCCAAATTGTGCTGAAAGTTTGAAGCCTCACGTTGGGCAACAGTTTGTTTCCTTGGATACtgcttttggtttttataaacaaTATGCTGGCTCCGTGGGTTTTGATTGTAGGCAGAGCACAACTCGGAAGGGTAGGGATGGTGGTGTTGTTTTGAAGCAG GTTAATCGTAATCTTGATGCTGGCCATCAACTTTTTGTTGCAAGTTGTGTTCGAGCAAACATTGGTCCTACTCGGTCGTATAGGTTGTTTAAGGAGATTGTTGGTGAGTATTCTAATGTTGGGGCTACAGGTGTGGACTTTAAAACCTTCAAACGTGATTTGATGGCGTACATTTTAAATGGTGATGCTCAAATGTTCATAGATACATTGTTTAAAAGGCGTGAATTGTGTGAAGCATTTGGTTTTGAATACGATGTTGATGAGGGTGATCAGCTTTCAAGGGTTTTCTTGGCGGACGCAGTATCTAGGaagaatttttctttgtttggtgaTGTTGTTTCGTTTGATGCTACATACCGTACTAACAG GTATAATTTGGTTTTTGTCCCATTTACTGgcattgataatcataagagaTGTATCACCTTTGGTGCTGGGTTGCTTACGAAGGAAGACATAGACTCATACGTTTGGCTTTTGGAGAGCTTTAAGAAAACAATGGGCCATGATCCTATTTGTGTTGTTACAAATCAAGATCCAGCTGTGAAGGTTGCTATTGCTCAAGTGTTTGGTGCCTCAAAACATAGATTTTGTATGTGGCATATAATGTGTAAGGTGGGAGAGAAGGTTGGACCAGTTTTATCAAAAGATGAGGTGTTTAGGAGGAAGTTGAATGGCATTGTTTGGGATAATTCACTTGATCCCAATGCCTTTGAGTTGCGATTGAATCATATTATGGAGGAATATGGGTTGGGTGATAATGGTTGGTTTCGTTACTTGTTTGAGTCCCGTACATTTTGGGCACCTCCATACTTTCATGATTTTGAGTCCCGTACATTTTGGGCACCTCCATACTTTCATGATGATTTTATGGCCGGTTTAGTTAGGACTCCATACTTTCATGATGATTTTATGGCCGGTTTAGTTAGGACAACGTCTAGATCGGAGTCTCAAAATAGTTTTTTTGGCAGTTTCTCTAATGGACATTCTAGTTTGGTTGAGTTTCTAGTGCACTATGACACTGCTATTGGTGCACAGCGGCATGCCCAACCAAAATTGAATGCTGATTGTGAAGCTTGTGTTTCAGTTTTGAAGACACCATTGGCGTTGGAGCAGCATGCCAG GTATTTGGTGCATCGGTGGACAAAGGGTGCATGTTTGCACCCAATGTTTCATATTGATGGTACACTTGTTGATCAATCTGCTAAAGTGGAGAATGTTAGGGTGCTTACCAATCTTATGTGGTCTGATATTTATGCTTGTGTGGGGTTGGCTGATGGTAATATTGACCGTTTGTCACAGTTACGACGTGTTATTAATGAGCAAAGGCAAATATTTCTACAGGATGGGAGTGAGAATGGGAATGGGGTTGCTGTTGGTAGCAAGCAAAGTGTGATTAATTCGTTTTGTGGAGATGTGTCTATGGGTTCGACAGTAGATGTGCATGACCCTGTCCAAGCTAAGAACAAgggtagtggtaagcgcttgaagAGCGCAAGGGAAAGAGTTGCAAGCAAGTGTGCAAAGCAATCAAGGAGATGCCACAGTTGTGATGAATATGGCCATAATAGTAGGACATGCCCTTTAAATACTTGA